AGGCCAGCGCCAGCGCCACCACGATTATCGCCAGCGCGCCAAGCGGCAGCAGATCGGGCAGCAGCTCGGTAAATGTATAGCCTTTCAGCATAATCCCTTTGATCAGACGGATAAAATAGGTCAGCGGCAGACAGGCGCCCAGCCACTGCGCCCAAAACGGCATGCTGATAAACGGGCTGATAAAGCCGGAAAGCATGACGGAAGGAATAAAATAGAACGAGGACATTTGCAGCGCCTGCAGCTGGTTTTGCGCCACGCTTGAAATGCTAATGCCGATCGCCAGGCAGAGAAAAACGTAAAGCATCAGCACCGTAAACAGCAGAAAAACGTTGCCCAGCAGTGGAATATGGAACAAGAACACCGCACAAAGCAGGATCAGGACCGACTGGAAAAGGCCGATTAACACATAGGGGATTATCTTGCCGCTAATCACTTCCAGACTGGTCAGCGGAGAAATCAGCAGGTTTTCTATCGCGCCGCTTTCCCGCTCCCGGGTAATAGCGAGCGCCGTCATAAGGATTAAGGTGGTGCTGAGTATCGAGCCGATAATGCCGGGAATGGTGTTGTACTGCGTAATCCCCTCAGGATTAAACATGCGATGGATCACCAGTTCAACATCGTCCGCGGTTATCTCGCGGCGCAGCGCAGGCGGCAGCGCATGCTGAAACAGGGTTTTCGATGCCTGGGTAATGGCGCTCAGCGCGTTGCCTGTGGTTAAGGGGTCGATGGCATCGCCCTGTATCAGGATCTGCGGCTTTTCGCCGCGCAGCATTTGTTGCGTAAACCCCTGCGGAATGGTGACGATAAAAATGACCTCTCCCCGCACAAAAGCGGCCTGTGCCTCTTTTTCCGAGGCGACGGGCACCATCGAAAAATAGCCGGTATTCTGCGCCGCTGAGACAAACACCTGGCTTAGCTGCTCAGTATCATAGTTAATCAGGGCGGCAGGAATATTACGCGCATCCATATTGACGGCATAGCCAAGAATGGTGAGCTGCAGTAGCGGGGTTACCACCACCATAGCGATGGTAATACGATCCCGGCGCAGCTCGTGAATTTCTTTTATTACCACCCCAAGCCAGCGTAAAAAGGAAAAGTTAACGCGCATTGTCTTTAGCCTTGTTTCTCATCAGCCAGGTAAAGGCGTCTTCCAGGTGGGTTTCAACCCTGCAAACCTGATAGTGGGAAGGGACATGCATTGAAAGGATGGCGCTTAACAGGCTTTCATCATTTGAGGTGACAAACAGGCTGTTGCCGAATATCACCGTCTGTTCAATACCCGGGAGGGTTAATAGCGCGCTTTCCAGCGCCGTCAGCCGGCTGCCGCTGATTTTAAAAGTGGCCAGCTGCTGCGCGTCGATAATTGACTGTACGCTCCCGCTGGCCAGCAGGTTACCGTAAGAGAGATAGGCGACCCGATGGCATCGCTCGGCCTCATCCATATAGTGCGTGCTGACGAGAATCGATATGCCCTGGTCGGAAAGCTGATGCAGCACCTGCCAAAATTCCCGGCGCGCTTTGGGATCGACGCCGGCGGTAGGCTCGTCTAAAAAAAGCAGCAAGGGTTGATGCAGCATACAGGCTGCCAGCGCCAGACGCTGTTTCCAGCCGCCGGAAAGAAACTTCGCCAGCTGGTGCTGACGCGAGGAGAGACCCAGCTCCGCCAGAGTGCGGTCGACGCGCTGATTACGGCGATCCAGGTTATAGATACGCGCGATAAACAGCAGGTTTTCGCGGATAGAAAGATTGCCCCATAAAGAGAAATGCTGCGTCATATAGCCGATATGGCTTTTAATCGCCTCGCGCTGCGTAAAGATATCCATTTTAAGGCAGTGGCCGCGACCGGAATCGGGTGTAATCAAACCGCACATCATCCGGATCGAGGTGGTTTTGCCGCTGCCGTTCGGCCCCAAAAAACCGTAAATCTCCCCTTGCCGTACGGTAAGCGAAAAGTCTTTAACCACGTGATTGTCGCCAAAGCGTTTATTCAGTTCGCAGACTTCGATGCAGTTATCGTTCATCAGCAACGATCCCCACATTAACGGGCTGTCCGGTTTTAAGCAGAGGCGCATCCTCTTTTACCGGTGCCGCCTCCGCCATAAACAACAGCTTTTCCCGTCGCCGGGTGCTGTAAATAACCGGCGGAGAAAATTCCGCCTGCGGACTAATGTAGCGAATATGGCCGGAAAGGACGCGTTTGCAACCGTCACAGACTATGTTCACCCGGGTTCCGGGCCGGATTTCACCCAACCGTTTTTCCGGCACGTAAAAACGCACTTTGATATTTTCCGGCGCAAGCAGGCTGATAATCGGCCTGCCGGCTGCGGGCATTTCGCCGGGCTGATATAAAATGTCATGCACCAGCCCATCCAGCGGCGCCGTTAGTCGCCTTTGCTGCAGCTCCCAATGGGCTTTATCGCGCTGAAGCATGGCGCTTTGAACGCGGGAGCGCTGATGCTTAATTTCCGCCTGTCGCGCCGGCAGCTTTTTCAGCGCCAGCTGGCGCTGCAGCTCTTTTACCTGCGCCTTTTTCTGGGCATACTCCCTTTTGGTTGCTTCCCACTCCGCGTGTGAAAGCATTTTTTCGGCATGCAGGCGCCGTTTCCTGTCAACCTGGCTTTGCGCCAGGCTGGCGGCCGCTGTCGCCCGTTCCAGCTGCGCCTCAATGACCTCAATACCTTCGGGCCGCTCTCCGGTTTGCAGATTACGCAGCAGTGCTTTTTCCGCCTGAAGGCTCTCTTCAGCTATCCGGAGCGCGTTCTCCGCTAAAAAGGTCTCCATCTGCGCCAGCGTTTGCCCTTTTTTGACCGATTCACCTTTCGTGACGAACAGCTGTTCGATTTTTTCCGT
This DNA window, taken from Mixta gaviniae, encodes the following:
- a CDS encoding ABC transporter permease; the encoded protein is MRVNFSFLRWLGVVIKEIHELRRDRITIAMVVVTPLLQLTILGYAVNMDARNIPAALINYDTEQLSQVFVSAAQNTGYFSMVPVASEKEAQAAFVRGEVIFIVTIPQGFTQQMLRGEKPQILIQGDAIDPLTTGNALSAITQASKTLFQHALPPALRREITADDVELVIHRMFNPEGITQYNTIPGIIGSILSTTLILMTALAITRERESGAIENLLISPLTSLEVISGKIIPYVLIGLFQSVLILLCAVFLFHIPLLGNVFLLFTVLMLYVFLCLAIGISISSVAQNQLQALQMSSFYFIPSVMLSGFISPFISMPFWAQWLGACLPLTYFIRLIKGIMLKGYTFTELLPDLLPLGALAIIVVALALASYRKTLD
- a CDS encoding ABC transporter ATP-binding protein; amino-acid sequence: MNDNCIEVCELNKRFGDNHVVKDFSLTVRQGEIYGFLGPNGSGKTTSIRMMCGLITPDSGRGHCLKMDIFTQREAIKSHIGYMTQHFSLWGNLSIRENLLFIARIYNLDRRNQRVDRTLAELGLSSRQHQLAKFLSGGWKQRLALAACMLHQPLLLFLDEPTAGVDPKARREFWQVLHQLSDQGISILVSTHYMDEAERCHRVAYLSYGNLLASGSVQSIIDAQQLATFKISGSRLTALESALLTLPGIEQTVIFGNSLFVTSNDESLLSAILSMHVPSHYQVCRVETHLEDAFTWLMRNKAKDNAR
- a CDS encoding HlyD family secretion protein, whose protein sequence is MSAIILGVAGCDSADSFTLAGYTYGEFTYLSRPFTEKIEQLFVTKGESVKKGQTLAQMETFLAENALRIAEESLQAEKALLRNLQTGERPEGIEVIEAQLERATAAASLAQSQVDRKRRLHAEKMLSHAEWEATKREYAQKKAQVKELQRQLALKKLPARQAEIKHQRSRVQSAMLQRDKAHWELQQRRLTAPLDGLVHDILYQPGEMPAAGRPIISLLAPENIKVRFYVPEKRLGEIRPGTRVNIVCDGCKRVLSGHIRYISPQAEFSPPVIYSTRRREKLLFMAEAAPVKEDAPLLKTGQPVNVGIVADER